A stretch of the Actinomycetota bacterium genome encodes the following:
- a CDS encoding pentapeptide repeat-containing protein, with amino-acid sequence HRWAAEHHGNLSKAKFTKADLRGADFRGADLRGADFRGAKLRHADLRGARLKGARFDAPPKTGKRANQTPSCAPNCEGADLYGAYLTGANLTFANFTFANLTFANLTDATLVGAYLDGATLIDANLTDATLVGADFSNLGGLMQIGANLTRANLSRANLNGADLSGATLTDADLTGADLTRADLDGAIWSGTTCPNGTVTSTGC; translated from the coding sequence TCCATCGCTGGGCCGCAGAGCACCACGGCAACCTGAGCAAGGCGAAGTTCACCAAGGCGGACCTTCGCGGCGCGGACTTCCGTGGCGCGGACCTTCGCGGTGCGGACTTCCGGGGCGCGAAGCTGCGCCACGCGGACCTTCGGGGGGCGAGGCTCAAGGGTGCGCGGTTCGACGCGCCGCCGAAGACGGGGAAGCGGGCGAACCAGACACCCTCGTGCGCCCCGAACTGCGAGGGCGCGGACCTCTACGGCGCGTACCTCACCGGCGCGAACCTCACCTTCGCGAACTTCACCTTCGCGAACCTCACCTTCGCGAACCTCACCGACGCGACCCTCGTCGGCGCGTACCTCGACGGCGCGACCCTCATCGACGCGAACCTCACCGACGCGACCCTCGTCGGCGCGGACTTCTCGAACCTCGGCGGCTTGATGCAGATCGGCGCGAACCTCACCCGGGCGAACCTCTCCCGCGCGAACCTCAACGGCGCGGACCTCAGCGGCGCGACCCTCACCGACGCGGACCTCACCGGCGCGGACCTCACCCGGGCGGACCTCGACGGCGCGATCTGGTCCGGTACCACCTGCCCCAACGGCACGGTGACCTCTACCGGCTGCTGA
- a CDS encoding TIGR01777 family protein: protein MRVAITGATGLVGHHLTRALLDRGDEVVPLSRSNGDVHCVPTVAWDPVFDDLPAAAIDGVHAIVNLAGASVAEGRWNREQKKLIRDSRVITATRIADSLAAGDGPRVLVSGSATGYYGNRDDELLPESAGPGQGFLSDVAVAWEAAAMSAARGGVRVAISRTGMVFAEDGGVIPRLAKLARAGMAGPLAGGRQWVPWVDIADVVGMILRAVDDDGWEGPFNNVAPEPMRQAEVAKAFGRAVGRPAVVPTPALALKMTLGDAAVLVTDSHRTDPLVARSHDYGWAYGDIDASLAARIT, encoded by the coding sequence ATGCGCGTCGCCATTACAGGAGCCACGGGCCTCGTCGGCCATCATCTCACACGGGCCCTGCTCGATCGCGGCGACGAGGTCGTGCCGCTGTCGCGATCGAATGGCGATGTGCATTGCGTGCCCACCGTGGCGTGGGATCCGGTTTTCGACGACCTGCCGGCAGCAGCGATTGACGGCGTGCACGCCATTGTCAACCTGGCCGGGGCATCGGTGGCCGAAGGGCGCTGGAACCGCGAGCAGAAGAAGCTCATCCGCGACAGCCGCGTGATCACCGCCACCCGCATCGCCGATTCCCTCGCCGCGGGTGACGGCCCCCGCGTGCTGGTGAGCGGCAGCGCCACGGGCTATTACGGCAACCGCGACGACGAATTGCTGCCCGAGTCGGCCGGACCCGGGCAGGGGTTCCTGTCGGATGTCGCGGTGGCGTGGGAGGCCGCGGCGATGTCCGCCGCACGAGGCGGGGTACGGGTGGCCATCTCGCGCACCGGGATGGTGTTCGCCGAGGACGGCGGGGTGATCCCCCGGCTCGCCAAGCTCGCGCGCGCCGGCATGGCGGGCCCCCTCGCCGGCGGCCGGCAGTGGGTGCCGTGGGTGGACATCGCAGATGTGGTGGGGATGATCCTGCGCGCGGTCGATGACGACGGCTGGGAGGGGCCCTTCAACAACGTGGCGCCCGAGCCCATGCGGCAGGCCGAGGTGGCGAAGGCCTTCGGCCGCGCGGTGGGGCGCCCGGCCGTGGTGCCCACGCCCGCGCTCGCGCTGAAGATGACCCTGGGCGACGCCGCCGTGCTGGTGACCGACAGCCACCGCACCGATCCCCTGGTGGCGCGCTCGCACGACTACGGCTGGGCGTACGGCGACATCGACGCCTCGCTCGCCGCGCGCATCACCTAG
- a CDS encoding DUF4234 domain-containing protein — MAAEEVEVRGVVVKRRGVLVTWLLIIVTLGIYALFHWYYINREMRDMSDALGKPFGNSPGLSVLALFPGSFLIVPAIWTWVTTARRTRDLREFALDGRPGDHTSVALGVILGFIYALNHPYLQSSLNGTWEILKD; from the coding sequence ATGGCCGCCGAGGAGGTCGAGGTACGCGGGGTGGTGGTGAAGCGGCGCGGGGTGCTGGTGACCTGGCTGCTCATCATCGTGACCCTGGGCATCTACGCGCTGTTCCACTGGTACTACATCAACCGCGAGATGCGCGACATGTCCGACGCGCTCGGCAAGCCCTTCGGCAACTCACCGGGGCTCAGCGTGCTGGCCCTCTTCCCGGGCAGCTTCCTGATCGTGCCCGCCATCTGGACCTGGGTCACCACGGCGCGCCGCACGCGCGACCTGCGCGAGTTCGCGCTGGACGGCCGGCCCGGCGACCACACGTCGGTGGCGCTCGGGGTGATCCTCGGCTTCATCTACGCGCTGAACCACCCGTACCTGCAGTCGTCCCTCAACGGCACGTGGGAGATCCTGAAGGACTAG
- a CDS encoding aldo/keto reductase, which translates to METRRLGASDLDLTVIGLGTWQFGGRWGGADDSHSEAACHAALDAGINWVDTADIYGQGRAEQVVGKVLRDRGDEVIVATKGGVAWEVTGDGMRIWREASGAYLRMALERSLTALGLDAVDLYQVHWPVGDVPADDTFAELVKMRDEGKIRWIGVSNYHLADLEAAHAAGPFVSLQVGYHVMRRQLEAAELPWCREHGVGVLAYGPLAHGLLTGRMDEGTTFPANDWRAQSEFFADEHFADRVAVMRRMQQVADESGRPGGVAEMAVAWVLRRPEVSSAIVGAHDAAQARGAAALAGAPLFADEEAAIDAVLADYPAASREYGHGEPPPRD; encoded by the coding sequence ATGGAGACCCGTCGCCTCGGCGCATCGGACCTCGACCTCACCGTGATCGGGCTGGGCACCTGGCAGTTCGGCGGCCGGTGGGGCGGTGCCGACGACTCCCACAGCGAGGCCGCCTGCCACGCGGCGCTCGACGCCGGCATCAACTGGGTCGACACCGCCGACATCTACGGGCAGGGGCGGGCCGAGCAGGTGGTGGGGAAGGTGCTGCGCGATCGCGGTGATGAGGTGATCGTGGCCACCAAGGGCGGCGTGGCATGGGAGGTCACCGGCGACGGGATGCGCATCTGGCGCGAGGCGTCGGGGGCGTACCTGCGCATGGCGCTCGAGCGCTCGCTCACCGCGCTTGGCCTCGACGCGGTTGACCTGTATCAGGTGCACTGGCCCGTGGGCGACGTGCCGGCCGACGACACCTTCGCCGAGCTGGTGAAGATGCGCGACGAGGGGAAGATCCGCTGGATCGGGGTGTCGAACTACCACCTGGCCGACCTCGAGGCGGCGCATGCGGCGGGCCCCTTCGTGTCGCTGCAGGTGGGCTACCACGTGATGCGCCGCCAGCTCGAGGCCGCGGAGCTGCCGTGGTGCCGCGAGCACGGCGTGGGCGTGCTGGCCTACGGGCCGCTGGCCCATGGCCTGCTCACCGGGCGCATGGATGAGGGCACCACGTTCCCCGCCAACGACTGGCGGGCGCAGAGCGAGTTCTTCGCCGATGAGCACTTCGCCGACCGCGTGGCGGTGATGCGCCGCATGCAGCAGGTCGCCGACGAGTCGGGTCGCCCCGGCGGGGTGGCCGAGATGGCGGTGGCCTGGGTGCTGCGCCGGCCGGAGGTCTCCTCGGCCATCGTGGGCGCGCACGACGCCGCCCAGGCGCGTGGAGCGGCCGCCCTCGCGGGCGCGCCGCTGTTCGCGGACGAGGAGGCTGCCATCGACGCGGTGCTCGCCGACTACCCGGCCGCATCACGAGAGTACGGGCACGGCGAGCCACCTCCCCGCGACTAG